One genomic segment of Sorex araneus isolate mSorAra2 chromosome X, mSorAra2.pri, whole genome shotgun sequence includes these proteins:
- the LOC101540727 gene encoding olfactory receptor 11A1-like: protein MEKVTLSQEILTSMGPGNTTVMVTEFIILGFGDLKELGPLLFLVFGIVYLATISGNLLLIVLVVTQRGLQTPMYFFLANLSCLEICYTSNIMPRMLVDLLRENKVISMVGCIIQLYFFGALGSTECYLLAVMSYDRYLAVCRPLHYPTLMHGTVCVRLVIGSWVSGFTVAAAFQAAMISSLTFCGGNEIDHFFCDLKPLQKLSCSDPYLVNLVCMNLTALVTLAPFGLTLVSYWKIISTVLHIPSMTGRQKAFSTCSSHLVVVTLFYGTLILVYAVPLANRVPVVNKIFSVLYTVVTPMCNPLIYSLKNKDVKEALKKLKI from the coding sequence ATGGAGAAAGTCACACTTTCCCAGGAAATTCTGACATCTATGGGGCCAGGAAATACTACTGTTATGGTGACTGAGTTTATTATACTGGGATTTGGAGACCTCAAGGAATTGGGTCCCTTACTCTTTCTGGTGTTTGGCATAGTATACCTAGCCACCATTTCTGGTAATCTTCTCCTTATAGTCCTGGTGGTTACTCAGAGGGGACTCCAGACACCAATGTATTTCTTTCTGGCAAACCTCTCTTGCTTGGAGATCTGTTACACCTCCAACATTATGCCTAGAATGCTTGTGGATTTAttgagagagaacaaagtgaTTTCCATGGTTGGTTGTATTATTCAGCTCTACTTTTTTGGGGCACTGGGCAGCACTGAATGTTACCTTCTGGCAGTTATGTCATATGACCGGTATCTGGCTGTCTGCCGGCCCTTGCACTATCCAACACTAATGCATGGGACTGTATGTGTGCGTCTAGTAATTGGCTCTTGGGTTAGTGGTTTTACAGTGGCAGCTGCTTTCCAAGCTGCTATGATATCCAGTTTGACCTTCTGTGGTGGCAATGAGATTGATCACTTCTTTTGTGACTTGAAACCTCTGCAGAAGCTCTCCTGCTCAGATCCCTACCTGGTTAACCTTGTCTGCATGAATCTAACAGCTTTGGTGACTCTGGCCCCTTTTGGGTTAACCCTAGTTTCCTACTGGAAGATTATTTCCACAGTCTTGCATATACCTTCCATGACTGGTAGACAGAAGGCATTCTCCACTTGTTCTTCTCATCTAGTGGTCGTGACATTGTTTTACGGGACCTTGATTCTGGTCtatgctgtgcctttggccaatcGGGTGCCAGTTGTCAACAAAATTTTCTCTGTACTCTACACTGTTGTCACTCCCATGTGCAACCCCCTCATCTATAGCCTGAAAAACAAAGATGTCAAGGAAGCCTTGAAGAAGCTAAAGATTTGA